One Rissa tridactyla isolate bRisTri1 chromosome 4, bRisTri1.patW.cur.20221130, whole genome shotgun sequence DNA window includes the following coding sequences:
- the LOC128908653 gene encoding uncharacterized protein C12orf50 homolog → MATAGNDRYFHFYSPNAQQKYSNISCFWERQPLGCMRISCVFHHSKPRYINGLFLPPSNNVPLQQGVQEGMLHPAHRQESLRNQKNILLPIHPPLIINLNDEEDEEDDEEEQNYVSNWVPKTDADIEEERAIKEMCYKSGEYYRIQYPDEHQSTKTVSSRPKNELLPLKATERDLQKGDGNTISTKINNSKREGERSGRRVPIAGIPRTDRRSFENGGIHTSDPKGKPCHQQRGPSKDDETAPSTPYLRETGRKTYFQASAPQRSAYVVYRSITVTQEPMFSGTTAVPEPCGGKCSKQKNQTDRNRRFWTQMENYDKYPSGYYNAPTWRKRNPHAKPSMFKTTIQQSQEDMEVNRKGELYVEKRKR, encoded by the exons ATGGCCACAGCTGGGAATGACcgctatttccatttttattcccCCAACGCACAG caaaAGTACAGCAACATCTCCTGTTTCTGGGAAAGACAACCCTTAGGCTGCATGAGGATCAGTTGTGTCTTCCATCATAGCAAACCTCGTTATATTAATGGACTTTTTTTGCCACCTAGTAACA ATGTCCCATTGCAGCAGGGTGTACAAGAAGGGATGCTGCATCCAGCCCATCGTCAAGAATCACtcagaaatcaaaagaatattttacTACCAATTCACCCTCCCCTGATTATAAACCTCAATGACGAAGAGGATGAAGAGGACGACGAAGAGGAACAGAACT ATGTTTCTAATTGGGTGCCTAAGACTGATGCAGATATTGAAGAGGAAAGAGCAATAAAGGAAATGTGCTATAAATCTG GCGAGTATTACAGGATTCAGTACCCTGACGAACACCAGTCAACAAAAACTGTGTCTTCACGTCCCAAAAATGAGCTATTACCCTTGAAAGCTACTGAACGAGACTTGCAGAAAG GTGATGGTAATACAATTTCtacaaaaattaataattcaaaaagagagggagagcgtTCTGGAAGGAGAGTACCTATAGCAGGTATTCCCAGAACAGATCGCAGATCCTTTGAAAATGGAG gaATTCATACTTCAGACCCCAAAGGAAagccatgtcaccaacaaagggGTCCAAGTAAGGATGATGAAACTGCTCCTTCTACACCTTATCTGAGAGAAACTGGAAGAAAGACTTATTTCCAAGCTTCAGCACCTCAAAGATCAGCATATGTAGTCTACCGTAGCATCACTGTCACCCAAGAACCAATGTTCAGTGGAACTACAG CAGTCCCTGAGCCATGTGGTGGGAAATGCTCCAAACAAAAGAACCAGACTGACAGAAACAGAAGATTTTGGACCCAAATGGAAAACTATG ACAAATACCCTTCAGGATATTATAATGCACCaacttggaggaaaagaaatccacaTGCAAAACCGTCGATGTTTAAAACAACCATTCAG CAGAGCCAAGAAGACATGGAAGTGAATAGAAAAGGAGAACTGTACGTAGAGAAGAGAAAGAGGTGA
- the LOC128908655 gene encoding LOW QUALITY PROTEIN: kelch-like protein 10 (The sequence of the model RefSeq protein was modified relative to this genomic sequence to represent the inferred CDS: inserted 1 base in 1 codon), whose amino-acid sequence MGHVPEPPDRQGFYYDVGGRARTKCSRERKMSAVAXPAFHGLCPEGKLGDGIISVDSIEFIAHKMILSSCSPYFRALFSSNWSNAERKVYKIPSTSSEMMSLLMEYAYTRTVPVTDDNVESLLIAADQFNVLDIVRLCCEYLKSQLCLENCIGIWRFTGYYYCPDLRESAHEFILHHFEEVTRVSTEFLALSLNDLERLLEKDELPVKEEAVFEAVLKWVAHDLQNRRQHVVVLLAAVGVAEVPQQDENL is encoded by the exons ATGGGGCACGTTCCAGAGCCACCGGACAGGCAGGGGTTCTACTATGATGttggagggagggcaaggacCAAGTGCT ccagggagaggaagatgagtgCAGTGG TCCCCGCCTTCCATGGGCTTTGCCCGGAAGGGAAGCTGGGCGATGGGATCATCAGCGTGGACAGCATTGAATTCATTGCTcacaagatgatcctctccagctgcagtccatacttcag ggctttgttctcCAGCAACTGGAGCAATGCCGAGAGGAAGGTCTATAAAATCCCCAGCACTTCCTCTGAAATGATGAGCCTCCTTATGGAATACGCCTACACCAGGACAGTGCCCGTCACGGATGACAACGTTGAAAGTTTGCTCATCGCGGCAGACCAGTTCAACGTCCTGGACATCGTCAGACTGTGCTGCGAGTActtaaaatcccagctgtgcttggaaaattGCATCGGCATCTGGAGATTCACAGGCTACTACTACTGTCCTGACCTGCGAGAATCAGCCCATGAGTTCATCCTGCATCACTTCGAGGAGGTGACCAGGGTGTCCACAGAGTTTCTGGCGCTCTCCCTCAATGACCTGGAAcgcctgctggagaaggatgagctCCCTGTGAAAGAAGAGGCCGTGTTCGAGGCTGTTCTGAAATGGGTTGCTCATGACCTGCAGAACAGGAGGCAGCACGTTGTAGTCTTGCTGG cagctgtcggGGTGGcggaagtcccccagcaggacgagaacCTGTGA